The following proteins are co-located in the Gossypium hirsutum isolate 1008001.06 chromosome A02, Gossypium_hirsutum_v2.1, whole genome shotgun sequence genome:
- the LOC107933221 gene encoding major strawberry allergen Fra a 1.05, producing MGVFTYESEIVTAIPPAKMFKACILDGDTLIPQILPEAFKSVEYIEGNGGAGSIKKVTFGEGSQFKYMKQKVEAVDKDKFVYIYSVIEGDALMDKLEKITYETKLETSPNGGSVCKTTSKYYTIGEFELKEEGIKAGKEKALGMFKAIEAYLLANPNSY from the exons ATGGGTGTTTTCACTTATGAATCCGAGATTGTTACAGCAATCCCACCAGCTAAAATGTTTAAGGCTTGTATCCTTGATGGTGACACTCTCATTCCCCAGATTCTTCCTGAGGCTTTTAAGAGTGTTGAGTACATTGAAGGCAATGGTGGGGCCGGTAGCATCAAGAAGGTCACTTTTGGAGAAG GAAGCCAATTCAAATACATGAAGCAGAAGGTTGAAGCAGTAGACAAAGACAAATTTGTGTATATTTACAGTGTGATCGAAGGTGATGCATTGATGGATAAGCTTGAGAAGATCACTTACGAGACAAAGTTAGAGACCTCTCCAAATGGGGGATCAGTATGCAAGACTACTAGTAAGTATTACACCATTGGTGAGTTTGAGCTCAAGGAAGAGGGAATCAAGGCAGGCAAAGAGAAGGCATTGGGAATGTTCAAGGCCATTGAAGCGTACCTGCTGGCAAATCCTAACAGCTATTGA
- the LOC107933230 gene encoding major allergen Pru av 1, translating into MGVFTYESEVTTSIPPPKMFKACILDGDTLIPKIVPQVFKSVEYIEGNGEPGSIRKVTFAQGNQFNYMKQKVEALDKENFEYIYSVIEGDPLMNMLDKITYEIKLEASPGGGSICKTSSKYYTIGDTELKEEAIKAGKEKASGVLLKAIEAYLLANPDAF; encoded by the exons ATGGGTGTTTTCACTTATGAATCTGAGGTTACTACGTCAATCCCACCACCCAAGATGTTCAAAGCTTGCATCCTTGATGGGGACACTCTCATTCCCAAGATTGTTCCTCAGGTTTTTAAGAGTGTTGAGTACATTGAAGGCAATGGTGAGCCTGGGAGCATCAGAAAGGTCACCTTTGCACAAG GAAACCAATTCAATTACATGAAACAGAAGGTAGAAGCATTAGACAAGGAAAATTTTGAGTACATTTACAGTGTGATTGAAGGCGATCCGCTGATGAACATGCTCGACAAAATAACTTACGAAATAAAGTTAGAAGCCTCTCCAGGTGGGGGATCCATATGTAAGACTAGTAGTAAGTATTACACCATTGGTGACACTGAGCTCAAGGAAGAGGCAATCAAGGCAGGAAAAGAAAAGGCTTCGGGTGTATTGTTGAAGGCCATCGAAGCCTACCTCCTTGCAAATCCCGATGCCTTCTAA
- the LOC107933213 gene encoding uncharacterized protein, with translation MSFTPPPMFVGENYHIWVVKMKTYLQAQDLLSVVENDIEPPPLRASPTIAQMRQHAEESTKKHKSLACLTPKEAWERLKEEFMGSDKTRQQQVINLRRDFENLKMKKSESIKQYLNRIMATVNSIRLLGEDFSDSRVVEKVITTLPERFESKISSLEDLKDLTTIFLSELVNSLYALEQRRANRQEDHLEGAFQAKAKENSSTNQKEKKPWLDKRDKPRRDSGKRKFPPYVHCKKTTHSERFCWFRPDIQCRSCKQFGHVEKVCKNKPKAPAQQQIQAQAAEDL, from the exons ATGAGCTTCACTCCACCTCCAATGTTTGTTGGTGaaaactaccacatttgggtagttaagatGAAGACTTATCTTCAAGCTCAAGATTTGTTGAGTGTAGTTGAGAATGACATCGAACCACCTCCATTGAGGGCCAGTCCCACAATTGCTCAAATGAGGCAGCATGCTGAGGAGAGCACCAAGAAGCACAAATCCTTGGCCTGCCT CACACCTAAGGAAGCATGGGAGAGgctgaaggaggagttcatgggATCAGATAAAACAAGGCAACAACAAGTGATCAACTTGAGGAGGgactttgaaaaccttaaaatgAAAAAGTCTGAGAGCATTAAGCAATACTTAAACAGGATCATGGCCACTGTCAACAGCATAAGGCTGCTTGGTGAAGATTTCAGTGATAGCAGAGTGGTTGAGAAGGTTATCACCACACTTCCTGAGAGATTTGAGTCCAAAATCTCATCACTTGAGGATTTAAAGGACTTGACAACCATTTTCTTGTCAGAATTAGTGAACTCCCTTTATGCCTTGGAGCAGAGAAGGGCCAATAGGCAGGAAGACCATCTTGAAGGAGCCTTCCAAGCAAAGGCCAAAGAGAACTCCAGcacaaatcaaaaagaaaagaagcctTGGCTTGACAAAAGGGACAAACCAAGGAGAGATTCAGGCAAGAGAAAATTTCCACCATATGTCCATTGCAAGAAAACCACACACTCTGAAAGGTtttgctggtttaggccagacaTACAATGTAGGAGCTGTAAGCAATTTGGCCATGTTGAGAAAGTTTGTAAAAACAAACCAAAGGCACCAGCACAGCAGCAGATCCAAGCCCAAGCTGCTGAAGATCTTTAA
- the LOC107933194 gene encoding major allergen Pru ar 1: protein MGVFTKEAEVSTPLPPAKAFKAFAVDIENLMPKVAPQTIKSVEVLEGNGGSGTIRKITFAEGHGLSHAKHKVDVLDKDNLVYAYTVMESDFFNKKIEKISYDIKFVAAADGGSTVKVNATFYTAGDTEVTPDLMAQIKEASEKRALVMKAIESYVLANPDA from the exons ATGGGTGTTTTCACAAAAGAAGCAGAGGTGAGTACCCCACTCCCACCAGCCAAGGCTTTTAAGGCCTTTGCTGTAGATATCGAAAACCTAATGCCCAAAGTTGCCCCACAAACAATCAAGAGCGTCGAGGTCCTTGAAGGAAATGGTGGCTCTGGTACTATCAGGAAGATCACCTTTGCTGAag GGCATGGATTAAGTCATGCGAAACACAAGGTTGATGTATTAGACAAAGACAACTTGGTGTACGCTTACACTGTGATGGAAAGCGATTTTTTTAACAAGAAGATCGAGAAAATCAGTTACGACATCAAGTTTGTTGCAGCAGCTGATGGAGGGTCAACTGTTAAGGTAAATGCCACGTTTTACACCGCCGGTGACACTGAGGTCACTCCCGACTTAATGGCCCAGATCAAGGAAGCTTCCGAGAAGCGAGCCCTTGTTATGAAGGCTATTGAAAGTTATGTCTTGGCAAATCCCGATGCCTAA